A window of Candidatus Saccharibacteria bacterium contains these coding sequences:
- a CDS encoding restriction endonuclease — translation MKNTRFEYLIKTLSRTKRKDYENYIVNAIWNRLNDSSIKPASQWFVKNQNGWHLIDLYFPQINLGVECDEGHHKSNQANDEQRELKLIEVLSAASKHPYQALHIDATLPFEDIELKINDCVRKIKMLVKERREANDFIEWSDVDTVTYFKDKQIIRSSDDILFPTIVSAVNSLMQSTKKGYQLGYFTPRGLDSKYKFWFPQLEVEGKAQARGWHNILSEDGKTITEYNDDIKANMVNWEGTSRKEFLDYIRVTFAKVRDPITNKRAYKFVGLFELKAIDDGDVRTYSKISDTFNASRYKLST, via the coding sequence GTGAAAAACACTAGATTTGAATACCTAATAAAAACGCTATCTCGTACTAAACGTAAAGATTACGAAAATTATATTGTTAATGCCATATGGAATAGGCTTAACGATAGCTCTATCAAGCCCGCATCACAGTGGTTTGTAAAGAACCAGAATGGCTGGCATCTCATAGATCTCTACTTTCCACAAATTAATCTTGGTGTCGAGTGCGACGAAGGCCACCACAAGAGCAACCAAGCCAATGACGAGCAGCGAGAATTAAAACTTATCGAAGTCCTAAGTGCCGCAAGTAAGCATCCATATCAGGCTTTGCATATTGACGCCACTTTACCGTTTGAAGATATAGAACTAAAAATAAATGATTGCGTGCGCAAGATAAAGATGCTCGTTAAAGAAAGACGTGAAGCTAACGATTTTATTGAATGGTCTGACGTAGACACAGTGACATATTTTAAAGATAAACAAATTATACGTTCCAGTGACGATATACTATTTCCAACTATCGTCAGTGCGGTAAATAGCCTCATGCAGTCTACCAAGAAAGGCTACCAACTGGGATACTTTACTCCTCGAGGATTAGATTCCAAGTATAAGTTTTGGTTTCCTCAATTGGAAGTTGAAGGTAAGGCTCAAGCACGGGGATGGCATAATATATTGTCCGAAGACGGCAAAACCATCACTGAATATAATGACGACATAAAGGCCAACATGGTCAATTGGGAGGGCACAAGTCGCAAAGAGTTTTTAGACTATATTCGAGTTACTTTTGCCAAGGTGCGCGACCCCATCACCAATAAGCGCGCTTATAAATTTGTCGGCTTATTTGAGTTAAAAGCTATAGACGATGGCGATGTTAGGACTTACTCTAAAATTAGCGATACTTTCAATGCCAGTAGGTACAAGTTGTCTACTTAA